Proteins from a genomic interval of Actinoalloteichus hymeniacidonis:
- the sigJ gene encoding RNA polymerase sigma factor SigJ, translating into MRGVSRVDDELALIFEQHRAHLTSVAYRLHGTRTDAEDAVQESWLRLISLDGPARAAIDDHRAWLTTVVGRICLDRMRSAVARRERYVGPWLPEPLVARPIGSTPAPDPLDQVVQADGMRTAALLVLQRLSPDQRVAFVLHDGFAVPFPEIAEVLGCSAAAARQHASRARRVMVAADPPPRVAPAEQQRLLTEFLAALAARDTEALTRVLHPEVAMHGDGGGKAKTTLRVVLGAPKVIRFLFGLLDLYGEAMTAGAVGVLVNGDVGVLVGTPPTGAEQAAAVGPARRTERAGTGRRSTEVEPRVAWLAVRDGRIEAIYDLANPDKLARILR; encoded by the coding sequence ATGCGCGGTGTGAGCCGAGTCGACGACGAGCTGGCGCTGATCTTCGAGCAGCACCGCGCGCACCTGACCTCGGTGGCCTACCGCCTGCATGGCACGCGTACCGACGCCGAGGACGCGGTCCAGGAGAGCTGGCTGCGGCTGATCTCGCTGGACGGGCCCGCCCGCGCGGCCATCGACGACCATCGGGCCTGGTTGACGACGGTGGTCGGGCGGATCTGCCTGGATCGGATGCGCTCGGCGGTCGCCCGCCGGGAACGCTACGTCGGCCCGTGGCTGCCGGAACCACTCGTCGCCCGCCCGATCGGATCGACACCTGCCCCGGACCCGTTGGACCAGGTGGTCCAGGCCGACGGCATGCGCACGGCGGCGCTGCTGGTGTTGCAGCGGCTGTCCCCGGATCAACGGGTGGCCTTCGTGCTGCACGATGGTTTCGCGGTGCCGTTCCCGGAGATCGCCGAGGTCCTCGGGTGTTCGGCTGCGGCGGCCCGACAGCACGCCTCGCGGGCGCGCAGGGTGATGGTCGCAGCGGATCCGCCGCCACGCGTCGCACCCGCCGAACAGCAGCGGCTGCTCACCGAGTTCCTGGCCGCGCTGGCCGCCAGGGACACCGAGGCGTTGACCCGCGTGCTGCATCCCGAGGTCGCGATGCACGGCGACGGCGGCGGCAAGGCCAAGACGACGCTGCGGGTGGTCCTCGGGGCGCCCAAGGTCATCCGATTCCTCTTCGGGCTGCTGGACCTCTACGGCGAGGCGATGACGGCGGGCGCGGTCGGCGTCCTGGTCAACGGGGATGTCGGAGTGCTGGTGGGAACCCCGCCGACCGGGGCCGAGCAGGCGGCCGCCGTCGGCCCGGCGCGGCGCACCGAGCGGGCAGGAACCGGGAGACGCAGCACGGAGGTCGAGCCGCGCGTCGCCTGGTTGGCCGTCCGCGACGGCCGGATCGAGGCGATCTACGACCTGGCCAACCCCGACAAGCTGGCCCGCATCCTGCGGTGA
- a CDS encoding YdcF family protein, whose amino-acid sequence MTAPADQPRSPHWGRWVWRAVLGTILIGVLVVGGTLVRVWYVARQDDRSQADVVVVLGAAQYNGKPSAVLEARLEHAVTLFESGVADHIMTVGGRQLGDNYTEAEASELWLVEHGIPTDRVIAVGEGVDTLGSFRATSRAISEQGWSTAVVVSDPWHSLRARTMAKDAGIDAWVSPTRRGPIVQTRETQARYILRETAALLHYRLTHAPVEGEDNGLR is encoded by the coding sequence ATGACAGCCCCCGCCGATCAGCCTCGGTCTCCGCATTGGGGAAGGTGGGTGTGGCGCGCCGTTCTCGGAACGATATTGATCGGTGTGCTCGTGGTAGGCGGCACCCTGGTGCGCGTGTGGTACGTGGCCAGGCAGGACGACCGCAGCCAGGCCGACGTCGTCGTCGTGCTGGGTGCCGCGCAGTACAACGGCAAGCCGTCGGCGGTCCTGGAGGCCCGGCTGGAACACGCGGTGACGCTGTTCGAGTCCGGGGTGGCCGACCACATCATGACGGTTGGCGGCAGGCAGCTGGGCGACAATTACACCGAGGCCGAGGCCAGCGAACTGTGGCTGGTCGAGCACGGCATCCCCACCGACCGGGTGATCGCGGTCGGGGAGGGTGTGGACACCCTCGGCAGTTTCCGGGCCACCTCGCGTGCCATCTCCGAACAGGGCTGGTCCACCGCCGTGGTGGTCAGCGATCCGTGGCATTCGCTGCGCGCCAGGACGATGGCCAAGGACGCGGGGATCGACGCCTGGGTGTCGCCCACCCGCCGGGGGCCGATCGTGCAGACCAGGGAGACGCAGGCTCGCTACATCCTCCGGGAGACGGCCGCACTGCTGCACTACCGCCTCACCCATGCGCCCGTCGAGGGCGAGGACAACGGACTGCGCTGA
- the dnaG gene encoding DNA primase, whose product MAGRIRESDIAEVRDRSRIDDVIGEYLELRRAGAGALKGLCPFHDEKSPSFNVRPAHGTFHCFGCGEGGDVIAFLMKREHLSFVEAVERLADRVGFRLTYVGGSTTVQRDRGSRLRLVEAHKAAAEFYAEALRSAEASEAREFLKSRGFDEAAAERFGCGFAPSGWDRLTKHLLGRGFEAAELYKAGLAKEGRLGPIDRFHRRLLWPIKDLSGDVVGFGARRIFDEDPIQAKYVNTAESPIYRKSQVLFGLDVAKREIARRHQVVVVEGYTDVMAMHLAGVPTAVASCGTAFGDEHIKVLSRLLMDASFNQASLGAEVIFTFDGDAAGQSAARKAFDGDQNWSGNTFIAVAPDGMDPCELRQEKGDPAVRDLVARRRPLYEFAIRGVVKSHNLDTAEGQLAAVRASTPLVAQIRDIALRDEYARRLSGWVGWDDTPSIVREVRELAAGGGRVEPVRSARRAEPTTPAKVEDGGPPRPAPDDPRLWVQREALKAALQWPALAGPSYDTISEQAFTDPAYLAVHRALIAAGGAASGLSGSALVAAMSEHTRHASVRSLLTELSVESLRSRVDEDAMYVANLLARLREAVVGRQIGELKSRLQRMSATEEPEEYHALFGDLVGLEQYRKALQDQAVGGLS is encoded by the coding sequence GTGGCAGGACGCATCCGGGAAAGCGACATCGCCGAGGTACGGGACCGCAGCCGGATCGACGATGTGATCGGCGAGTATCTCGAACTTCGTCGAGCGGGCGCCGGAGCCTTGAAGGGCCTGTGCCCCTTCCACGATGAGAAGAGCCCGTCGTTCAACGTCCGGCCCGCGCACGGCACCTTCCACTGCTTCGGCTGCGGCGAGGGCGGCGACGTGATCGCGTTCCTGATGAAGCGGGAACACCTGAGCTTCGTGGAGGCGGTGGAGCGCCTCGCCGACCGGGTCGGCTTCCGACTGACCTATGTCGGCGGCAGCACCACCGTGCAACGGGACCGGGGTTCGCGGCTGCGGCTGGTCGAGGCGCACAAGGCGGCGGCGGAGTTCTACGCCGAGGCCCTGCGCAGCGCCGAGGCGAGCGAGGCCAGGGAATTCCTGAAGAGCCGGGGCTTCGACGAGGCTGCGGCGGAGCGCTTCGGCTGCGGCTTCGCGCCATCGGGCTGGGATCGGCTGACCAAACACCTGCTCGGCCGGGGGTTCGAGGCCGCCGAGCTGTACAAGGCGGGATTGGCCAAGGAGGGCAGGCTGGGACCGATCGACCGGTTCCACCGCAGGCTGCTGTGGCCGATCAAGGACCTCAGTGGCGACGTCGTGGGGTTCGGCGCGCGCCGCATCTTCGACGAGGACCCCATCCAGGCCAAGTACGTCAACACCGCCGAGAGCCCGATCTACCGCAAGTCCCAGGTGTTGTTCGGACTCGACGTGGCCAAGCGGGAGATCGCCCGACGGCATCAGGTCGTGGTGGTCGAGGGCTACACCGACGTGATGGCGATGCACCTGGCGGGCGTGCCGACCGCCGTCGCGTCCTGTGGAACGGCCTTCGGCGACGAACACATCAAGGTGCTGTCCCGACTGTTGATGGACGCGTCGTTCAACCAGGCCTCGCTCGGCGCCGAGGTGATCTTCACCTTCGACGGCGACGCCGCCGGTCAGAGTGCGGCCCGCAAGGCCTTCGACGGCGACCAGAACTGGTCGGGCAACACCTTCATCGCGGTGGCCCCCGACGGGATGGACCCCTGCGAGCTGCGGCAGGAGAAGGGCGATCCGGCGGTTCGCGACCTGGTGGCGCGACGTCGACCGCTGTACGAGTTCGCCATCCGAGGCGTGGTCAAGAGCCACAACCTGGACACCGCCGAGGGGCAGCTCGCCGCCGTGCGGGCCTCGACCCCCCTGGTCGCGCAGATTCGCGATATCGCGCTGCGCGACGAGTACGCCCGTCGGCTGTCGGGTTGGGTCGGTTGGGACGACACACCCTCGATCGTTCGCGAGGTCCGGGAGCTGGCGGCGGGCGGCGGGCGCGTCGAACCGGTCCGATCCGCCCGGCGCGCCGAGCCGACGACGCCCGCCAAGGTGGAGGACGGCGGCCCACCGAGGCCCGCGCCGGACGATCCTCGACTCTGGGTGCAGCGGGAGGCGTTGAAGGCCGCGTTGCAGTGGCCTGCGTTGGCCGGCCCGTCCTACGACACGATCTCCGAACAGGCCTTCACCGATCCGGCGTATCTGGCCGTGCATCGTGCGTTGATCGCGGCGGGCGGCGCCGCCAGCGGTCTGTCGGGATCCGCCCTGGTCGCGGCGATGAGCGAGCACACCCGACATGCCTCGGTGCGCTCCCTGCTCACCGAGCTGTCGGTGGAATCGCTGCGGTCGCGGGTGGACGAGGACGCGATGTACGTGGCGAACCTGCTGGCCCGACTTCGGGAGGCGGTCGTCGGCAGGCAGATCGGCGAACTGAAGTCCCGGTTGCAACGGATGTCCGCCACGGAGGAGCCTGAGGAGTATCACGCCCTGTTTGGAGACCTGGTCGGGTTGGAGCAGTACCGCAAGGCGCTCCAAGACCAGGCGGTGGGAGGACTGTCGTGA
- a CDS encoding class F sortase, which produces MGPTRSEGDSHDGAKDPTVRRRFWTRGRAISAIAVTAAITVGITVGGIIGNSTAVPGLGSGPGPQPTSASEDAPEPLPAEPTAEPVEHARQPGTIYLADGGTARLVRAEVDATGTLPVPESLDEATWWGAGLGAGGGAAVMAGHVNWQGALGPFDQLHRAEVGERIEIVDVDGGEWTYETREVLTLHKDELPDRAAELFGQEGNHRLVLVTCGGRYVGGPSGYEDNRIVIATLVGTPTAA; this is translated from the coding sequence GTCGACGATTCTGGACCCGGGGGCGGGCGATCTCCGCGATCGCGGTAACCGCGGCGATCACGGTCGGCATCACCGTGGGCGGCATCATCGGCAATTCCACGGCCGTGCCGGGCTTAGGCAGCGGGCCGGGACCGCAGCCCACCTCGGCCAGCGAGGACGCCCCCGAACCGCTCCCCGCCGAGCCGACGGCCGAACCGGTCGAGCACGCCAGGCAGCCCGGCACCATCTACCTGGCCGACGGCGGGACCGCCCGGCTGGTCCGTGCCGAGGTCGACGCGACCGGCACCCTCCCGGTTCCCGAGAGCCTCGACGAGGCCACCTGGTGGGGCGCCGGACTCGGCGCGGGCGGCGGCGCCGCGGTGATGGCGGGACATGTGAACTGGCAGGGCGCCCTGGGCCCCTTCGACCAGCTGCACCGGGCCGAGGTCGGCGAGCGGATCGAGATCGTCGACGTCGACGGCGGTGAATGGACCTATGAGACCCGCGAGGTCCTGACCCTGCACAAGGACGAACTGCCCGACCGGGCAGCCGAGCTGTTCGGCCAGGAGGGCAACCATCGGCTGGTCCTGGTGACCTGCGGGGGCCGCTACGTCGGTGGTCCCTCCGGATACGAGGACAACCGCATCGTGATCGCCACCCTCGTCGGCACCCCCACCGCAGCCTGA
- a CDS encoding serpin family protein: MFADHADDRQGLLITVDDRAHLAFALNLHRALSPSDGGDFCWSPLSVASALGLAAAGARGTTRDEVSRVLTDGSPEDLHRVSAALIAAGELSTSGEREDAPILSVANTLWTREDVEVTPTFRRELAGWPGGAVQGAPFETDVEGARRLINEDVAQLTRGLIPELLPKGTVGDDTIATLVNALYLKTAWINRFPAEATRPRPFHAVGGARDVPTMQLTERLPYTARDGWQVVGLPAKGGVEAVVLLPDGDLAEAEASLTASKLGVLLDAVRATRVELFLPKLRVTGRADLGDSLGGLGVRTMFTDAADFRGVSESHRIAVSSVLHESVLQIDEDGLEGAAATAVVFRLAAAVLPQRPITVRVDRPFLLLVRHRRSGAVYFLSRVADPS; the protein is encoded by the coding sequence GTGTTCGCCGACCATGCCGACGACAGACAGGGGTTGTTGATCACCGTGGACGACCGTGCACATCTCGCCTTCGCACTCAACCTGCATCGCGCGCTCTCCCCGTCCGACGGGGGCGACTTCTGTTGGTCACCGCTCTCGGTCGCCAGTGCACTGGGCTTGGCCGCCGCAGGCGCCCGAGGCACCACCCGCGACGAGGTGAGCCGGGTGCTCACCGACGGCTCTCCCGAGGATCTGCACCGGGTCTCGGCGGCGTTGATCGCGGCCGGGGAGCTCAGCACCTCGGGTGAGCGCGAGGATGCGCCGATCCTGTCGGTGGCCAACACGCTGTGGACCAGGGAGGACGTCGAGGTCACTCCGACCTTCCGCCGCGAACTGGCAGGCTGGCCGGGCGGGGCCGTGCAGGGCGCGCCGTTCGAGACGGACGTCGAGGGCGCCAGACGGCTGATCAACGAGGACGTCGCGCAGCTGACCAGGGGCCTCATCCCGGAGCTGCTGCCGAAGGGCACGGTCGGCGACGACACGATCGCCACCCTGGTCAACGCGCTGTATCTCAAGACGGCGTGGATCAACCGGTTCCCGGCGGAGGCCACCCGCCCGAGGCCCTTCCACGCGGTCGGCGGCGCCCGCGACGTGCCGACGATGCAGCTCACCGAACGACTGCCCTACACCGCTCGGGACGGTTGGCAGGTGGTGGGGCTGCCCGCCAAGGGCGGGGTCGAGGCCGTGGTGTTGTTGCCGGACGGGGATCTGGCCGAGGCCGAGGCGAGTCTGACCGCATCGAAGCTCGGCGTGCTGCTGGACGCCGTTCGTGCGACCCGGGTCGAGCTGTTCCTGCCGAAGCTGCGCGTCACCGGCCGTGCGGACCTGGGCGATTCGCTCGGCGGGCTGGGCGTGCGCACCATGTTCACCGACGCGGCCGACTTCCGTGGGGTGAGCGAATCACACCGGATCGCCGTCTCCTCGGTGCTGCACGAGTCGGTGTTGCAGATCGACGAGGACGGTCTGGAGGGCGCTGCGGCCACCGCCGTGGTGTTCCGGCTGGCTGCCGCGGTCCTCCCGCAGCGGCCGATCACCGTGCGGGTGGATCGGCCGTTCCTGCTGCTGGTCCGGCATCGCCGCAGCGGCGCGGTGTACTTCCTGTCCAGGGTCGCCGACCCGAGCTGA
- a CDS encoding Type 1 glutamine amidotransferase-like domain-containing protein: MPADAPTILATSGGMRPGASTDIEFAPLLHFAIEQAGVTGRRPRLAVVGTAGGDQRWRSAMISDAGQRAGIDLTQLDLFPMPATTDLDDLVLGQDVVWVDGGSVANLLAVWRVHGLPEVFRRAWAAGVVLAGISAGSLCWFVGGPTDSFGPALRVVTNGLALLPYGNGVHYDSEPARRPAVQAAVAAGELPLSYCTDDGAGLLFRGRELVEAVTERPNAGAYRVERAAGTPNGVVEHRIPVRRLH, translated from the coding sequence ATGCCCGCCGACGCGCCCACCATCCTCGCCACCTCGGGCGGAATGCGCCCCGGAGCGAGCACCGATATCGAGTTCGCACCGCTGTTGCACTTCGCGATAGAGCAGGCGGGCGTGACGGGTAGGCGCCCCCGGCTGGCCGTGGTGGGGACGGCGGGCGGGGATCAGCGGTGGCGCAGCGCGATGATCTCCGATGCCGGGCAGCGAGCGGGTATCGATCTGACCCAGCTGGATCTGTTCCCGATGCCTGCCACCACCGACCTCGACGATCTGGTGCTGGGCCAGGACGTCGTGTGGGTCGACGGCGGCTCGGTGGCCAATCTGCTCGCCGTGTGGCGGGTACACGGCCTGCCCGAGGTGTTCCGTCGGGCCTGGGCGGCGGGCGTGGTGCTGGCGGGCATCTCGGCCGGTTCGCTGTGCTGGTTCGTCGGCGGGCCGACCGATTCCTTCGGACCCGCGCTGCGGGTGGTCACCAATGGCCTGGCGCTGCTGCCCTACGGCAACGGCGTGCACTACGACTCCGAACCCGCCCGCAGACCCGCCGTGCAGGCGGCGGTGGCCGCCGGTGAGCTGCCGCTCTCCTACTGCACCGACGACGGGGCCGGTCTGCTCTTCCGGGGCCGGGAGTTGGTGGAAGCCGTGACGGAACGGCCGAACGCGGGCGCCTACCGCGTCGAACGCGCCGCCGGTACCCCGAACGGGGTCGTGGAGCACCGGATTCCGGTCCGCAGGCTGCACTGA
- a CDS encoding glycine--tRNA ligase, with translation MPADADRIDAIVKLCRARGLVYPSGELYGGIRAAWDYGPLGVELKENIKRQWWKSVVQGRHDVTGLDSSILLPSEVWDASGHTEEFVALLVQCLSCHQRFPAAELAEQYRSRTGEELNARALSALVCPECGSRGRFTEPGLFNGLLETRIGPDEPEDRPYYLRPETAQGAFVNFGNVRASERRRPPFGIAQIGKVLRNEVLPGDFLFRTREFELMELVYFVPPEETEQWHRYWLETRNGFYRELGIAQENLRPYEHDRDQLAHYARRTVDIEYRFGFPDREWDELEGIVDRGDSGLAAHADRTGIDLSYLDRASGARYRPFVISTSVGVGRSMLAFLVDAYTEESTPNPMGGKDRRVVLRLDRRLSPVKVGVLPVSRSADLAPQAVAVTEELRQSWNVELDDAGAIGRRYRRQDEIGTPFCVTIDFDGLLDQTVAVRDRDTLLQERVALDKLGDYLTSRLRGC, from the coding sequence GTGCCCGCCGATGCCGATCGGATCGACGCCATCGTCAAACTCTGCCGGGCCCGAGGCCTGGTCTACCCGAGCGGAGAGCTCTACGGGGGGATCAGGGCCGCCTGGGATTACGGTCCGCTGGGCGTGGAGTTGAAGGAGAACATCAAACGGCAATGGTGGAAGTCCGTCGTGCAGGGCCGCCACGACGTGACCGGCCTCGACTCGTCGATCCTGCTGCCCTCGGAGGTGTGGGACGCCTCGGGGCACACCGAGGAGTTCGTCGCGCTGCTCGTGCAGTGCCTGAGCTGTCACCAACGGTTCCCGGCCGCCGAACTCGCCGAGCAGTACCGCTCGCGCACCGGTGAGGAGCTCAACGCCAGGGCCTTGAGCGCGTTGGTCTGTCCGGAGTGCGGCAGCCGAGGGCGGTTCACCGAGCCCGGGCTGTTCAACGGGCTGTTGGAGACCAGGATCGGCCCGGACGAACCGGAGGACCGGCCGTACTACCTGCGGCCGGAGACAGCGCAGGGCGCCTTCGTCAACTTCGGCAATGTGCGGGCCAGCGAACGCCGCCGCCCGCCGTTCGGCATCGCCCAGATCGGCAAGGTGCTGCGCAACGAGGTGCTGCCCGGCGACTTCCTGTTTCGGACCAGGGAGTTCGAACTGATGGAGCTGGTGTACTTCGTCCCACCCGAGGAGACCGAACAGTGGCATCGCTACTGGTTGGAGACCCGCAACGGCTTCTATCGGGAACTGGGCATCGCGCAGGAGAACCTACGGCCCTATGAGCATGACCGCGACCAACTGGCCCACTACGCACGTCGGACGGTCGACATCGAGTACCGGTTCGGCTTCCCCGACCGCGAGTGGGACGAGCTGGAGGGCATCGTCGACCGGGGCGATTCCGGCCTCGCGGCGCACGCCGACCGCACCGGGATCGATCTGTCCTATCTGGACCGGGCCAGCGGCGCCCGCTACCGGCCGTTCGTGATCTCGACCTCGGTCGGGGTGGGCCGTTCGATGCTCGCCTTCCTCGTGGACGCCTACACCGAGGAGTCGACGCCGAACCCGATGGGCGGCAAGGACCGCCGGGTCGTGCTGCGGCTGGACCGTCGGTTGTCGCCGGTGAAGGTCGGAGTACTGCCCGTGTCGCGCAGCGCCGATCTCGCGCCGCAGGCGGTGGCTGTGACCGAGGAACTCCGGCAGAGTTGGAACGTGGAGCTCGATGACGCGGGTGCCATCGGCAGGCGCTATCGGCGACAGGACGAGATCGGCACGCCGTTCTGCGTGACGATCGATTTCGACGGCCTGCTCGATCAGACCGTCGCGGTACGTGATCGCGACACGCTGCTGCAGGAACGGGTGGCCTTGGACAAACTGGGCGACTACCTGACCTCCCGGCTGCGCGGCTGCTGA
- a CDS encoding deoxyguanosinetriphosphate triphosphohydrolase, producing the protein MSSDYRDHDAARLLPESAKFAELDSGRNEPRSPFARDRARVLHSAALRRLAGKTQVVGPDEGDVPRTRLTHSLEVAQIGRGIGMELGCDPDIVDTAGLAHDIGHPPFGHNGERALDAAAKDCGGFEGNAQTLRILTRLEPKALTGDGDSHGLNLTRACLDAATKYPWPRTSGLRKFGVYDDDLPVFDWMRAEAPDRHRCLEAQVMDWADDVAYSVHDVEDGVLSGRISLRMLADPAERDAVARLASEYFSDDSVAAVAAAAERLVRLPVVADVLDYRGTLSDQVALKRLTSELVGRFATAAVAGTRGRFGDGPLRRYQADLVVPAEVAAEVALLKAVALRYVMSDPKRLALQTLQRELLAELIEVLADRAPVELDSALHPAWERAEDDAGRMRVVLDQTASLTDGQAVRWHARLTGRTTPGIG; encoded by the coding sequence GTGTCGTCCGACTACCGCGACCACGATGCCGCTCGGCTGCTCCCCGAGTCGGCCAAGTTCGCCGAGCTCGACAGCGGTCGCAACGAGCCGCGCAGTCCCTTCGCCCGCGACCGGGCCAGGGTGCTGCATTCCGCCGCGCTACGCAGGCTCGCGGGCAAGACCCAGGTGGTGGGCCCGGATGAGGGCGACGTGCCGCGTACCCGGCTCACGCATTCCCTGGAGGTCGCCCAGATCGGCCGGGGCATCGGCATGGAACTGGGCTGCGATCCCGACATCGTGGACACCGCAGGGCTGGCACACGACATCGGTCACCCGCCCTTCGGACACAACGGTGAACGGGCCCTGGACGCCGCCGCGAAGGACTGCGGCGGTTTCGAGGGCAACGCCCAGACGCTGCGCATCCTGACCAGGCTCGAACCCAAGGCCTTGACCGGCGATGGCGACTCGCACGGCCTCAACCTGACCAGGGCCTGTCTGGACGCCGCGACGAAGTACCCCTGGCCCCGCACCTCGGGACTGCGCAAATTCGGTGTCTACGACGACGATCTGCCGGTCTTCGACTGGATGCGCGCGGAGGCCCCCGACCGGCATCGCTGTCTGGAAGCCCAGGTCATGGACTGGGCCGACGACGTCGCCTATTCGGTGCACGACGTGGAGGACGGTGTGCTATCCGGCCGGATCTCGCTGCGGATGCTGGCCGACCCGGCGGAACGGGATGCGGTGGCGCGGTTGGCCTCGGAGTACTTCTCCGACGACTCGGTGGCCGCCGTGGCCGCCGCCGCCGAGCGGCTGGTGCGACTCCCGGTGGTCGCCGATGTCTTGGACTACCGGGGCACCCTGTCCGATCAGGTAGCGCTCAAGCGGCTCACCAGTGAATTGGTCGGCCGGTTCGCCACCGCTGCGGTGGCGGGGACCCGAGGCAGGTTCGGCGACGGTCCGCTGCGGCGCTATCAGGCTGATCTGGTGGTGCCCGCCGAGGTCGCGGCCGAGGTGGCCCTGCTCAAAGCCGTCGCGCTGCGCTATGTGATGAGCGATCCCAAGCGGTTGGCCCTGCAGACCCTGCAACGGGAACTGCTCGCCGAGTTGATCGAGGTGCTCGCCGATCGGGCGCCCGTCGAACTGGATTCCGCTCTGCATCCCGCGTGGGAGCGTGCCGAGGACGATGCCGGACGAATGCGCGTGGTGCTGGACCAGACCGCGTCCCTCACCGACGGCCAGGCGGTCCGCTGGCATGCCAGGCTGACCGGCCGGACCACGCCGGGTATCGGCTGA